The Brassica napus cultivar Da-Ae chromosome C7, Da-Ae, whole genome shotgun sequence genome has a segment encoding these proteins:
- the LOC106367566 gene encoding zinc finger protein CONSTANS-LIKE 16-like has protein sequence MLFFRSCEKMKSLASAVGAKRARACDSCVKRRARWYCAADDAFLCQSCDTLVHSANLLARRHERVLLKSASKHSNHNHNHSPSSPPHEAATWHHGVSRKPRTPRGSGKKNNLSIFHDLVPEISVEDQTESCELEEQLICQVPVLDPTVAEQLLHDVAEAKIEFPIMRSGVMMDDQEDEDNAESCLNGFFPTDMELEEYAADVESLLGRGLDTESYAMEELGLSKTEMFKIEKEEETKDMNIGICDDDRDATAPFELSFDYESHNTYEEVIKNIEGSGECVKVKEEEKKNVLMLRLNYDSVISTWGGQGPPWTSGEPPERDIDISSWPFVSMGGNVRESQQKHHVGGCLPSSGFGDGGREARVSRYREKRRTRLFSKKIRYEVRKLNAEKRPRMKGRFVKRASLAASAMNSPLGVNY, from the exons ATGCTGTTTTTTCGATCTTGTGAAAAGATGAAAAGTTTGGCGAGTGCTGTTGGTGCTAAGAGAGCGAGGGCCTGCGACAGCTGCGTGAAGAGGCGGGCACGGTGGTACTGCGCCGCCGACGATGCTTTCCTATGCCAATCTTGCGACACTTTGGTCCACTCAGCCAATCTTCTCGCTCGCCGGCACGAGAGAGTTCTTTTGAAGTCTGCCTCAAAGCATAGCAACCACAACCACAACCACTCACCTTCTTCTCCTCCGCATGAGGCTGCAACGTGGCATCACGGGGTCAGTCGTAAACCTCGTACTCCACGTGGCTCTGGTAAGAAGAATAATTTGTCGATATTTCATGATTTGGTCCCCGAGATTAGCGTTGAGGACCAGACCGAGAGCTGTGAGCTCGAAGAACAGCTTATCTGTCAAGTGCCGGTTCTTGATCCAACGGTGGCTGAGCAACTCTTACACGATGTCGCTGAGGCCAAGATCGAGTTTCCAATTATGAGAAGTGGTGTAATGATGGATGATCAGGAGGACGAAGACAACGCCGAGAGTTGTTTAAATGGTTTTTTCCCGACCGACATGGAGCTCGAAGAGTACGCTGCTGACGTGGAGAGTCTACTCGGTCGTGGGCTAGACACAGAGTCTTATGCCATGGAGGAACTAGGGTTATCTAAAACAGAAAtgtttaaaatagaaaaagaggAGGAAACAAAAGATATGAACATTGGAATATGCGATGATGACCGAGATGCAACGGCGCCGTTTGAGCTGAGCTTTGATTACGAGTCACACAACACATACGAAGAAGTAATAAAGAATATTGAAGGTAGTGGTGAATGTGTAAAGGTGAAGGAGGAAGAGAAAAAGAATGTTCTGATGCTGAGATTAAACTATGACTCGGTGATATCAACTTGGGGAGGCCAAGGTCCACCGTGGACATCAGGAGAGCCACCAGAACGTGACATAGACATCAGCAGTTGGCCATTTGTTTCCATG gGGGGGAATGTTAGAGAAAGTCAGCAGAAGCATCACGTTGGTGGATGTTTACCCTCGAGTGGGTTTGGGGATGGAGGAAGAGAAGCTAGAGTCTCGAGGTACAGGGAGAAGAGGAGGACGAGATTGTTTTCGAAGAAGATAAGGTACGAAGTACGTAAACTGAATGCAGAGAAAAGACCTCGAATGAAAGGAAGATTCGTTAAGAGAGCTTCCCTTGCTGCTTCTGCTATGAACTCACCATTAGGTGTGAATTACTGA
- the LOC106367564 gene encoding uncharacterized protein LOC106367564, translating into MQPTRRSSRLYERGTSTSAPSAAGPSGSSRKRIRKQRREITPPPSSPPAAYTSSSSTDDELEAFQPKEPRYQASRAIFQARNQENPKILRSNITLFSSRFVTSNSAERYEKLAPREFVIQQRLDVNDENLFDVKRVVVRSGLIYTLIDSDLFHPNVVKEFIANLGAAEDRGNGVVVFLRGSMVDFSPSLINALYLVPGFEEDHDYLAADIDRVCSFFTDNRVQRWEAMSSKYLTPTNQVLYKLVCSNWIPTTNYTSMNQERLKFLYMLHHHRSFDFGQMVYDQIIIFAANINTDRSRRIIFPTLIQQVIDYQRTVLSFEDDEEYTGYPKLVVKDKKAGRGQGADSRSVDLLADIERTIADLKSIRIHLRRGEYPQYPRQTPQGEEEDEVELDSEESESF; encoded by the exons ATGCAACCCACCCGAAGAAGCTCCCGATTGTATGAGAGAGGAACATCTACTTCGGCTCCCTCCGCCGCTGGTCCTTCCGGATCTTCCCGCAAACGAATCCGGAAGCAACGGCGAGAGATCACTCCACCGCCATCTTCTCCGCCTGCTGCATATACGTCTTCCTCATCTACCGACGACGAGCTTGAAGCCTTTCAACCCAAAGAGCCGCGTTATCAAGCAAGCCGTGCTATCTTCCAAGCACGAAATCAAGAGAACCCCAAGATTCTTCGTTCCAACATCACTCTGTTCTCGAGTCGCTTCGTCACGAGCAATTCGGCTGAGAGGTATGAAAAATTGGCTCCACGTGAGTTTGTGATTCAACAGAGGTTAGATGTGAATGATGAGAACTTGTTTGATGTGAAACGGGTGGTAGTTAGGTCGGGTTTGATCTACACTCTGATTGATAGTGATTTGTTTCACCCTAATGTGGTGAAAGAGTTTATTGCCAATTTGGGTGCTGCTGAGGATAGAGGAAATGGTGTTGTTGTGTTTCTTCGTGGGTCTATGGTTGATTTCTCGCCTAGCCTGATTAATGCTCTGTATCTGGTTCCGGGATTTGAAGAAGATCATGACTACTTGGCCGCAGACATTGATCGAGTGTGCTCGTTTTTTACGGATAATCGTGTGCAGCGGTGGGAAGCCATGAGCTCCAAGTATCTGACCCCGACGAATCAAGTCCTTTACAAGCTAGTGTGCTCAAATTGGATTCCCACCACCAACTACACGTCAATGAACCAGGAACGACTCAAGTTTCTCTACATGCTTCATCATCACAGAAGTTTTGACTTTGGTCAGATGGTCTACGATCAAATCATCATCTTTGCAGCTAACATCAACACTGACAGGTCTCGGAGGATCATTTTCCCTACATTGATTCAGCAAGTTATTGACTATCAACGTACAGTGCTGTcatttgaagatgatgaagagtaTACCGGGTATCCGAAGCTGGTTGTCAAAGACAAAAAGGCAGGCAGAGGGCAAGGGGCTGACTCAAGGTCCGTGGATCTTCTGGCTGACATTGAGCGAACCATAGCTGATCTTAAAAGCATTCGGATTCACTTGAGGA GGGGAGAATATCCACAGTATCCTCGTCAAACCCCACAGGGTGAGGAGGAAGATGAAGTGGAACTGGATAGTGAAGAGAGTGAGAGTTTCTAA